The Planktothrix serta PCC 8927 genome includes the window CTCGGCTTTTTTGAGCTTAGGAAGTAGGGCGTTGAGTGCTACCTTTCCCAGCCATAACCCCGTATCTTGATAAACCTGAATGGATTTATTTAAGGCATAATTCCACCACCAGCGCGAACATCCAAATGTCTGAGCTAGTAGTGTTTCTTGCAATGCAGTTGGATACAGACGGACTTGTACAGCTTTATGTAGCACTCGATTTGCACCTCCTGGTCTGAATATATTA containing:
- a CDS encoding helix-turn-helix domain-containing protein; its protein translation is MLHKAVQVRLYPTALQETLLAQTFGCSRWWWNYALNKSIQVYQDTGLWLGKVALNALLPKLKKAE